The DNA region CAatctgcttgttttgtctgactaacagtCTCAAACCTTAAgattcaatttactgtcacataagaaaagaaaaactgaaaatcgtcacatttgagaagctggtaatcttttgcttgaaaaatgtctgaaacagttgcagattaattttcaactaataaatgaatcaactaatcgttgcagctctactacGGGACATTTATAAGAGCAGGACAAACacaatggtttatttttgtctttcagtgcttgttttcctctctctaaGACCATGTTTAGCACACATGATCTTTGTTGAAACTGTCTCGTAATCTCTCCACAGTGTGTTTGAcggcacatacagtataaacaatgAATAAGCAAAAACTAGTTTTCCAGCCTGTAAAAGCTACTGACTCACCGTGCTAATAGGAACTGGGAGCTGTGGGACGAGGACGAGGGATTGCTTTCACCCACGGTGGCAGAGTTGGCAGTGGCTGTGCTGGGTGGAGGGATGGTGTTGCCAGTGTTGCCTGGGTTGTTGCTGCGTCGTGTGGCATGGCGGCCCGTCTCCACTTGCTGTCGTGCTGCTTGAGCCTGCTGCCGCTCCAACTGCAGTTGCAtctggagctgctggagctggGAGGCTGAAGGCCCTGATGAGTTTATTTGCCCCCCTGCTGCACGCCGTACACCTGACAGCTGAGACAACAACTCTGCAGGAGACACAACAAAAATGGGCTCCATTGTTGGATGTTTCTAAATAAGTCATGATTTCAAATGCATTCACTGCAGAAACCTGTAGGAAGATGCAAAATAATACAGAGACTTCCCAAGCTGTGGTCTGACATATTTATTTGACTTGACATGCTGAGACTATTATGTCTTTTTCTAAAGAAGTAGTGCGGGAAGaatagattaaaataataaaaaagctaaTTTCTTTCAAATGTGTCTCACTATTAACAATAGATTCTACCCTGGTAAACATACATTGATAACAGTCTATACAAAAAACAGTATAGAAAACTGTGTCTGTATTAGTGTCAAAACTGTGCTACACATGGACAGAGatataaaaactaatgaataaaaacatcttgCTATAAAAAGGACTTAAATATGCCTTTGATGATTAAACAATTTGTTTACAGCATATGTGAAGGCTGTTGGTTAGCTGACAGAAATTTGCATATCATAGCAGGTGTTTTgtataaagttttttttgtaatgtttttctgTACACAACATGAGTCTACTGTAATTAACTTTATTACTGAGTTTTATGGTTGTAATTACTTAATGTACTTTCTGTGAGTTCAAAGGTTTGATGAAAAAATGCTGACAGAACAGAAACAAGTAtgcaaagaaaatgtttaactcAGTTCAGTATTTGATATAAATTCACCTGACCACACTAACAGGAGTACAGAGAGACTGTGGAGTAAACTGCTATACCCCCTGAATCTCACCTGCAATGGGGTCCATTGCTTCTCTGTTACTGGGGGTGTAAGTGGAGCTttgtgatgaggaggatgaaagTCCCCCTGTAGAGCCGCTAGTAAAGTGCATATTTGTCCGCCGTGCTCTAGGGCCGCCCAGTCCTCGTCCAGGGTGGAACATCCTGCGTACATGCCGAACACTGCTGGACTCATCTTAAACGAGGATTGTTAAGGGTAGATGCTGTAATCTGGTAtcacaatcaatattttttggacatttaaaaacaatacaggtaaaaaacatttaaatgcagtCACAGAAAGGATATTAAATCTCTTGGTGCTCTGTGTTCAAGTGTGAGGTGAGCTGTAAAGTCATCTGTGACGTGGTTGGGGTCGCCGCCTGGCAAGGCAGCACATATTGGACAGATCtgaaatgagaaagagagagtgagagcttCTGTGTTGTGCAGTGGACTTAATGACAAAATCCTGCTTCACAAAATGTTGTCATGATACCCACGCTTCACTTCAGAGgatcaaaatgttttcataaagaaCATTTCACCACAAAGTACGATATATTGAACATAAAAATCAAAAGCATCTATTGCTCACTGCACTTATCTTACAGCGCATAAATAACAGTTTCTATTGCGGTTCTCATTCTCATTATAACAACACAGCAAATCTCTCACTGTACAATAACTGCCATATATACAAACACGGAAATACGTTTCAGACACACTTCCTCTTCAACTGCTGACGTGcttctgttctttcttttgtttcatctttgaaataataatttaaaaaaaacgggTTGGCCTCAttctaaattattattattcttatttttataacaacttccatgaaaagaccaaaaccaatgAGCTGATCCTCCTAACAATGTCTGATATactttattcctctgtgttaTAGAGGTCCAGCATTGTTCAAAGACTGTTGAAAACACATAATTGAACCACACAGCTgaactgggtgacatgttcctttattacGATGAACGTGgccactgtagtttattttgagccAATCAGACTGCTGCTGCGAATACTTACCAGAGCACCAGATGTGTATTAACACACAGCTGAGAATAGTCCCAAACAAATGCACCATTTACTCCTGTGACGTTTGTCATAAACTACAGGACTCAGCTGTTTTAGAAGGAAATTACTGAGCTGCCCCACAAAATCAAAGTATACATTTGTGAGCagttgataataataaaaatctaaaataacgACCATCTTATCCTTTAAACCCTCACtgtgacacacagacactcccTGCTCTAACTACTAAGCACAAATACTAGTTGGCTCCACTTGTTGGCTCCAAAggtcactttatttttttttctatcaccGCTAGTGGAGCTGCTGTTGGTCCACAGACGACCTGCGAGTCTGCAGCTGGTTTGACCCTTTGCCTCACTTGACTCAGCAGTGGACAATGCTAATAACTCTCTGACTACAGGTAATCCATAAATGTCTTCAAGCGTGTGCGTTCTGGGAAGTCATTTTAGCTCACTGGAGGTGCAGCCTCATCTGTAGGGACCCCAGCAGAGCagataaagcttttaaaaattcaaaatatatcaaaGGATGGCAGAAATAAACCGCTGGATACTTGATACTGCTTATAAGAATAAAGACACTTACAAGAATTATTGACATTATTAAGATATCATCCCCATGACTTATAGATTAAATTCTGCTTTaatgtctatctatctatctatctatctatctatctatctatctatctatctatctatctatctatctatctatctcattGAATTTTAAGTACAGTGACAAAAAAGGCATGTTTTTATCTCTCAAAAATGAaggtaaatgtaaatatgtgcCGTATACTCACCACCTCTGTGGAAGTCTCTGCATGCTCCGAAGTGACGTGCTCCTGTAGGGACGTCTCTGTGTAGCCCATTTTCCCACAATAAGGACATGTGAATGACTGGGGTTGCTCTACTGAAAAAGTGTCTCCTCCATAATACAAGTCTGcaagaagacagaagaaagaaaaaaacagagcgGCCATTATTGTTTGTCAATTATTATTTCAAAATATGATGGTGACCGTAACTGCTATCAGGATGAATGATTTGTAATGACATAGTGAGAGGGGACAGTTAAGTCATAAAATACAATTACTGTTTACAACACAGGCATGAGGAATGATCAGTACGCCACACAAGTTTCTGTCTGGGCTTTCCGCCAGGTCCTTACCATAGTCTACCCTGGTTAATATACACTGCATGGGGTGCTCTGTGGTGTGTCTCGTTGTTGTGGCTCCGCTCTCGTAGCACGATGCGCACAGGTCGTAGTCGTAGCAAATTAAACACTTGAACCGTCTTCCTCTAAAGTTCCCTTTTAAACACGCATCACAGCTCACacctgtaaaatatttaaaaaaatgaaaagagaaaaatgaaaaaggagcaaacaTGCAGACTTGACAATACAGTTACAAATTCCTTATAAGTGCGCCTGTGAGACTGACTGTAAGAAAGCGATCTCTATTTGTCGGTCAGTCTCACTTACACATGAGCATGTGTTTTGGAGTGGCACCAACCCACAAAGTGCCAGCAGTGAAGAAGTCTGGCATTCCTGTGAACTTCTccagcaacaaaaaaagcacGACGTAAAACAAGCAGCTGAATTTGAGATtttgtttcacacattttcaagaAGAGTATatacttttgtgtgtttgtctttcagtagataaacacacaaaagtatagatagggggaaaaaaggagtaGAGCTATTGCCCCCTCTCTTTATTATGTGAGGAAGTATTCACTACTCCCCAGATACAACCAGTTATTATCTGAGACATCATAGTTAGCATTATGCATAATATTTCAAACCTTGCTGACATTTCCttttaagggaaaaaaaagcatcttatTTGGCAAATGTTGGATAATAGGTAAGCAAATACTTTGGGGAATTTCCTCTGTTGACTTTTCTGATattttgcagcaaaaaaaaagaagcttcaaaatataaaaaaaaaaaatttccacaaaactgtaacattttattaacaaaacaaacccagtcctgaacaaataaaatcaaccTGGTAATAAACAGTTATCACCTCTGCGTGTTGATTAAAGGTTTGGTCGCACCATGGGAGGTTTTAAACAGAGGGTgagtgcaataaaaaacaaaaggtgtTCGTTTTACCTGAATagtgaagaaacacaatgtggCTTGATGAATGCCTTCCTCACTCACTTATTCACTCACAAATGAAACCGTGTCTGCCTTTGAGGATCTCTGAGTGTCCTCGCTCTCAAAACTAGCCTGTCCACTTGTGGGGTTAATTAAACAAGTCCCTTTGTTGTccatctatttaaaaaaaaaaggacggGGCTCACAATTTGCCTgacaagtctgtcttaaaaacaaacagtcagGGTGTAAAATTAACATTTGCCATTATCATCACTCATCAGCATATCTGGCTACTAaaaagatcctttcataatgatGGGAGGGGcccaaaaaaaatctacaagCCCTTttatatgcaaaaatgtatttcaaagttcATTTTGAAGCTTAAGGATTCAAATTAAGTACAtatatttcaacattacagtctttttattgtcaaagtccctcttcttttttctttttttactatacttccactgcagctcacaCAAAGActgaatttgatgctaaaaagaaaCTTAATGTGACATATCAAACTTCATATGACTCAACTCAAAACTGCTGAAGcctcctatatatatatatatatatatatatatatatatatacatacacacacacatatatatacacacacacacttttaaatgtaGGGGGGTGGGGGTAAAATTACTGCGGATTGTGGTCCTCATCACATACACTGAAAGTggcatttgaaggggatcttttaatagccagtatgaacaagaggaataattacagccaggaaaaaacatgttttattatacatatgaacacctgacctgttttaagaaagacttgTATaaattgtgaacattttaatCTTTGTCCTAGTGTGGCTAACTACTCGTCCTGTGCTCATGTTTACATTACAACATACGGTAGCACCTTTTCTGGAGGTGATAAAACTGGATAACCTCTCGTCTCGACTGGCCTGCTGCTACAACTAAACGATATATACTTCTCGTCTGGGTTTGATGGTTTTAACATgccacccccccaaaaaacttaGTCACCCTAGCTAGCCTCCAGCCTATCTACCAGTCAGCTAACTTAGTGACTTACTGATTGGTTTATGCAGAGAGAGCCGAGGCCTCACTCagactttcttcttcttcttcttcttgatgacAGTGCATTCGCTAACAACAGCAGGTAATGTGACCAGACGGGACAGTGTGGCGCTAACATGCGGttatactaaaaaaaacatacacacccCAAAAAATAATATGAGCAGATGAATCTGATAGCGTTATTCTTTATTATGGTCTGTCGTCGTGTGGTTGTGTGTATAAATAATGAGGTTATAAGCAGCGTTAAGTTGCAACACAAACGACTCCTTGTGTTAGCATACATTAGCCTGCTCGCTAGCCCCGGCTAACGCAGCACCTAGCAACAGCTAACTGCTAGCTGCTAACTGCTATGTTGCCTTATCATTGCGAAGCGGCTGAGTCAAGAAATAAAGGTTTGCCTCGATATTAAGACATACGAGACATATGTGTACACTAAAGTTGCTGACAGCTAATGCGTATGCCGGGACTTGCCTGGGAGcaagcagctaaaaaaaagcGCAACAACCTCCTGACTTGAATAGGAattagcaacaaaaaaaagctagCACAGAAGCTAGCCTGCTCAGGTAAATGTAGCCTCCAAGCGAGACGCTGTGAACGTGTTTATCTACTCACCCTCATGTCGGGACATCCTACAAACAGCGACACAGCCCCTCCGCGGGCTCCCCAGCGCGCTGAACGGGGGACGATACAGTTTTTTTGAGCTACTAAACTGAAAGAAGCCTTCACCCTCGCCTCTTTTTTTCGAGCAAGATGGATCCGCCAGCAGCTTACAGTTTGTTCTGCTTCCCCTCCCAGAGTGACACTTATCGCTGAGTGTTGCGGCGgctgaccagcagggggcgcacTGCTGCATTACACCAATTCAGCTGGGACATCtcattcaaaaaaaagaaaaaaaatccagtatctataattaatcataataattacCAGTGTTGTAACCAGTGGCGATTTTTAGGGGTGATCTGAGTACccctaaaaataagtaaattattattgcattgcattccctaaaaatgattttatacaactttaattattttgcaagcctgtctgttagagatgggacaaacacttttgctacaggttcaaatggttgaATTTTAACAGGTCTAaagtactttggatagttctgtgaTTAATATTGTCTTTACTTCAGGGTTCATTAACCATCTCTCTGCAGAAATCGgctttattctgaaccattattattatacattatagtagaccactctattatgtattgatgtaatttacattatccagtgaaattaattatttagcagggggtttcaacacttgcagggcattgtatgtcaaattctcattaggtctgatcctagaattgCCCCTGCATGTAACAGCGTTATGTactttaattacaaaattaaTGTTAGTGTAACCTCCTGAGACTcgagcttttgtttggtaggGTGGAGTAGTGTAATATGGGACACctaagctccagtgcatttatgtCTTTTCTACAACATTAAGTGAACATGATTGGTGTTGAATCCAAGCAGGGGGGGTCAGGTAATAGAAATCAtatgactttgtgtgtgtcataaaTGGCGGCAGGAAAATAGTCAAATATGAAGTACCCCTTGTGAAGTCCACTTAAAGGTCAGTGACATAGGATTTCCCCAAATCAATGTTAAGGATATAACTCTGgcatgaataaaacaatgttcTTAATTGTTAAATTATGTTTGTGATGTATTTGATCATCAAATGATGCATAAGCCTAAAGACTAGTGTCCCCGATGTCCCACAAATTCTGAATCCTTTGGCACAAGGAACActaatatatgtgtatattatattatatatgaatacaatatttaaaaaatgtcttctcATTTAACAAGGAAAGATCTTGATAATTTcataataatatacagtgttgatttaatgtgttggattcatatttaaatatggtaCACAAGTCAGAATGGCAAAACATTTCCTACATTACCCTTATCCACcctatgcatttttaatttctattaGATATTTAGGATTAGTATATCTGATAATTACAAAAACTAAGCATctttgtctttgaacaggaagtcgtttttgaaaaaataaagtcctcatatggggacaatggatttattttactgtataacacaattaattcaccagtgtataaaaccaTTTACTTACATTTACATCTTCCCTTTgcatgaatgataataaaatcCCAACATCCTCAAACAAGTACTTCTGGATTAGCAGTGTTGTagcttgttgctgttgctaaaGTAAGTCTAATTTGTACAGCtttatcaaactacaaacaatatttttgcataaataaacaagtttcaaccataaaatcgAATCAGGTTTTATGCCTGGTCCACTTTTGTCAGGGCTGTTGATTGACTCTGCCAAGATGCCTGCCATCTGGTTTTTATACTGATtaatgtattgtgcttttgctaccactaggtggcacaaaaaagtatGCACGAacaaggacaacaggtcaaagttaagcagaatgaaatATAAGGTTCAGCAAAGctaaaatgtaatgtccccaaattcacattcataaaactctacatcagtcattaataaatggttaTTTAGTCCTTAAAgaagagtgtattctatttatttatggagaaaaaagacatttacaatcactattttttggttcaggagaacattttatataatatgaagaatacagcaacatgtttaaattgtgATGGCCTTtacaaaatgtgtatcagctgcacaaaaaaaaagatgtattttatttctgagctattaacatgttactgaatacatatattgctgtttttaattatttaaaataattttttaacccttacatactgttcagggtcaaatgtgaccAATTTTTACATCcaagagctgtaaaaatacttttttcttttaacctgaAATTTAATTTCTTCCCCTAATGTAACCCAGAATATAcataaaaggaaatatatttgacacttttcaaaaatgttcatttttcacagttaatATAATTCGTTGATATAgctctcatgttttatgtaacattggaccataatatagtttcttttatatagttttttatcataaaaactaaagaataaactctgctctgtgaaagcttcattaaggataaatcatgtttatatgTGACTGATGAGTTCTATGAATTATTTGTCGTTCAGAagtttggtatagagactaattatgtgaggaaacactgtgatgagtcacaatatgaacaatatgtgagtgttaatattttgtaaataaagcatgacgtgggcttatttagAGTACAAATGGGCTTAAATtatgtcacagtaccaattaagcccattgCAGActaaacttttacattttatatcccaaaatctacattaactaatgaaaacattttcaaatgagagataagtcttgcttcataagaaatgatctcctttataaatcatgtcagtatccatgaaaaacacctaaacttagattttggtgggcttaatgggtacacttaccctaacagcttaaaacaaaaagtgaaaagtaatcaaaatgtaatcaaatggaataagttacattactttgatgaagtaattgaaatagttacatttcttattacattttaaatagggtaactagtaatttgtaacctattacatttccaaagtaaccttcccagccctgataataataatgcatttaatttgtCCTACACTTTTCATCCACATGAATCTCAAAGTGTTACAGTGTTAAAAGCATATAACATgtaacataaagaaaataactagagttaagatgaaaaagccTTCCTGAATAAAGAGGTTATTAGGACTGTTTTGAAAGAGTCTATGGTCTGTGCTGTCGCCAGATGATTAGGAAGGCTGCAGCAGGTTTGGTGTGGAGCTTGGTCCTGGTGGGCCTGGAGGAGCAAGCTGTTGGCAGATTTGTGTGAAGTTTGtggttttcatttcagaagtttaactgctggatacAAGATGGCTCATTGTTCACTGAAAAATCAATTCTCAGTGTATGCAAGCTGGacgcttcaagtttccacatcacacttgtataaaTTGACTATAGGATCAGTAATGGCTTCAAAACTAGTTGTTATGTCATGAGTCCTGCTTGTAGCCCCACCccttaaattcagatttttaatgagtacagagaaactttccaccgAGCACATAACAGCCATCTAGTGTCTAACTCTGCACATATATcgttctgcacagtgaagctcaaaaaTTCAACTGTGGGAACAAgatgaaaaagacatttttgaattgagtagcaaagtaaaaatactccatttcAAGTAAAAGTCCTGAATGAAAAGTCACATAAGTATTAGtagcaaaatgtagttaaagtactacagtaaaagtagtggtttgatCTCTCTGActgatacattattatatatgacatcattagattattgatactgaagcatcagtgtaagagcagcattttactgttgtagctgctggaattgtattatatacagttagctagaagtttttggactttttttggtctttttctctaatctttgtttttggggaaatattggataatttgaacatttattgaaatgaaaccatgtgagaagtttagaatGAAAAATGACTATTTTGTGGAGCTGTTCACAACtaatagacatctgaaatgtgaccctgactacacgCTGTTTTTTGAAAGACATCAAAAggcaaaaaggttggaaaccactggtttaatctttaaaCATGTGTTGGATTTAAGAAGCTCGTTATATTACtaattgtgtcaaatcttcatctgaaaagtaactaaagctgtcacaTAAATGTGGTTGGGCAGAAATTACAATATgtctctctgaaatgtagtggagtataaGTATAAACTAGCATTAAGTCCAAATAAAAGTCCAAAATCAAAGACCAAGTGgacatcttcaaattgttttgtccaaccagttttct from Scomber scombrus chromosome 15, fScoSco1.1, whole genome shotgun sequence includes:
- the kcmf1 gene encoding E3 ubiquitin-protein ligase KCMF1, whose amino-acid sequence is MSRHEGVSCDACLKGNFRGRRFKCLICYDYDLCASCYESGATTTRHTTEHPMQCILTRVDYDLYYGGDTFSVEQPQSFTCPYCGKMGYTETSLQEHVTSEHAETSTEVICPICAALPGGDPNHVTDDFTAHLTLEHRAPRDLDESSSVRHVRRMFHPGRGLGGPRARRTNMHFTSGSTGGLSSSSSQSSTYTPSNREAMDPIAELLSQLSGVRRAAGGQINSSGPSASQLQQLQMQLQLERQQAQAARQQVETGRHATRRSNNPGNTGNTIPPPSTATANSATVGESNPSSSSHSSQFLLARLNEPKMSEAERQFLEGERADRSLFVQELLLSTLMHEESSSSDEDERRDFADFGAMGCVDIMPLDVALENLQLRESRSTGKEPPPPPL